From a region of the Halanaerobium hydrogeniformans genome:
- a CDS encoding YkvA family protein, which produces MFRLFGTIADIFTLMKDPEVKLTKKLMFIFPVAYFLFPYDLIWDFFPVIGQIDDIAVFIIMWPFLKDILEKYNSDDKDVKKKSKEDSEAYDLKKDDYEVE; this is translated from the coding sequence GTGTTTAGATTATTTGGGACAATTGCAGATATATTTACTTTAATGAAAGATCCAGAGGTTAAATTAACAAAAAAATTAATGTTTATATTTCCGGTAGCTTATTTTTTGTTCCCTTATGATTTAATCTGGGATTTTTTCCCTGTAATAGGCCAAATAGATGATATAGCGGTATTTATAATTATGTGGCCTTTTTTAAAAGATATTTTAGAAAAATATAATAGTGATGATAAAGATGTTAAAAAGAAAAGCAAAGAGGATTCTGAGGCATATGATCTAAAAAAAGATGATTATGAAGTAGAATAG
- a CDS encoding ArsR/SmtB family transcription factor: MKNLLLFLKCIADENRLKILKLLLSGPYCVCQLQELLDKSQSSISQHLSYFKGLDLLNERQSSKWTYYSINRNEYDKYLADLIALNSKSLKELDLTDLEGKLKNLSAAEVIKNDGETIRSCCN; this comes from the coding sequence ATGAAAAATTTACTTCTCTTTTTAAAATGTATAGCCGATGAAAATAGACTTAAAATTTTAAAACTACTACTTTCTGGTCCTTATTGTGTCTGCCAACTGCAGGAACTATTGGATAAATCGCAATCAAGTATCTCTCAACATTTATCATATTTTAAAGGATTAGATTTATTAAATGAAAGACAGAGCAGTAAGTGGACCTATTATTCCATTAATAGGAATGAATATGATAAATATCTTGCTGATCTAATAGCCCTAAATTCAAAATCTCTTAAAGAACTAGACTTAACAGACTTAGAAGGAAAATTAAAAAATCTTTCTGCAGCTGAAGTAATTAAAAACGATGGAGAAACAATAAGGAGTTGTTGTAATTGA
- a CDS encoding thioredoxin family protein encodes MEIRIYGPGCRNCVNLTKNAKKALEETGVEAEIIKVEDMQKIIEAGIMTTPAIGINGEVKIKGKVASVEEIVDLINATV; translated from the coding sequence ATGGAAATTAGAATTTATGGTCCTGGGTGTAGAAATTGTGTTAATTTAACTAAAAATGCTAAAAAAGCATTAGAAGAAACTGGTGTGGAGGCAGAAATTATCAAAGTAGAAGATATGCAAAAAATTATTGAAGCGGGAATTATGACAACTCCTGCTATAGGTATTAATGGCGAAGTTAAAATTAAAGGTAAAGTTGCAAGTGTAGAAGAAATTGTAGATTTAATCAATGCAACTGTTTAA
- a CDS encoding class I SAM-dependent methyltransferase: MLARNIISNFKENFHKKACNALQKLEASFNKISYTGELYDKFFYNRLIASELELSELKKGSKILHIGSGPRPMTAVYLARKGYFVDGVEIDPEAIKTSKKYLKDLKVDNKINILAGNGKEEINYLKYDAVWISLHVKSKKNILKKLIKESRSGTKIIYRNPASWLCKFYDYICPRSFSKIEKCKTTKIIKAKKSCLLEVE; this comes from the coding sequence ATGTTAGCAAGAAATATAATCAGCAATTTCAAAGAAAACTTTCATAAAAAAGCTTGTAATGCTCTACAAAAATTAGAAGCTTCTTTTAACAAGATCAGCTATACAGGTGAACTTTATGACAAGTTTTTCTATAATCGTTTGATTGCTTCTGAATTAGAATTATCAGAATTGAAAAAAGGTAGCAAAATACTCCATATTGGCAGTGGACCAAGACCAATGACAGCTGTTTATCTTGCCAGGAAAGGTTATTTTGTAGATGGAGTTGAGATTGATCCAGAAGCTATAAAAACTTCAAAAAAGTATTTAAAAGACTTAAAAGTGGATAATAAAATAAATATTTTAGCAGGTAATGGTAAAGAAGAGATTAATTATTTAAAATATGATGCAGTCTGGATTTCACTACATGTTAAAAGCAAAAAAAATATTTTAAAAAAACTGATAAAAGAATCAAGATCAGGTACCAAAATCATTTACAGAAATCCGGCATCCTGGTTGTGCAAATTCTATGATTATATTTGTCCACGTAGTTTTAGTAAGATTGAAAAATGTAAAACCACAAAAATAATCAAAGCTAAGAAATCATGTTTATTAGAAGTAGAATAA
- a CDS encoding FeoA family protein → MQLQKKLSLKNIPENSEAEILYVPEHSLLAPLGLRKGKKIKILSSQAWNGPLVVEIEGRQIALAKDIAKDILVRHEVLTHAAI, encoded by the coding sequence ATGCAATTGCAAAAAAAATTATCACTAAAAAATATCCCCGAAAATTCTGAGGCTGAAATTCTATATGTTCCCGAACATTCTCTTTTGGCACCTTTAGGTTTAAGAAAAGGGAAAAAAATTAAGATCTTAAGTTCTCAAGCCTGGAATGGGCCACTTGTTGTGGAAATAGAAGGTAGACAGATAGCACTTGCTAAAGATATAGCTAAAGACATTTTAGTTAGACATGAGGTATTAACTCATGCCGCAATTTGA
- a CDS encoding class I SAM-dependent methyltransferase: MKLIRKIIQKIEKKAQANNLLFKIYARPYKKTVAKEIKLGDINSEDIVLNIGCGALPFTAYYINKLSAAKVIAVDYDRNAILQAQKLMKKLKISKEQIEFLHLSADKALENCNYSKVLAALQTVGKNEIYKKIRLAKDKKIKKFLIREPRKKFYKAYDKLELPSEAIFSKVKQNFLTFDKTLCFDFDRSL, translated from the coding sequence ATGAAATTGATCAGAAAAATAATTCAAAAAATCGAAAAAAAAGCTCAGGCAAATAATTTGTTATTTAAAATTTATGCTAGACCTTATAAAAAAACAGTTGCTAAAGAAATAAAATTGGGTGATATCAATTCTGAAGATATAGTATTAAACATCGGCTGTGGAGCTTTACCTTTTACAGCTTATTATATTAATAAATTAAGTGCTGCTAAGGTCATTGCAGTTGATTATGACAGAAATGCCATTTTACAAGCTCAAAAGCTTATGAAAAAACTTAAAATATCAAAGGAACAGATTGAATTTCTTCATTTGTCTGCAGATAAGGCTCTAGAGAATTGCAATTATTCTAAAGTTTTAGCTGCTCTACAAACAGTAGGTAAAAATGAAATTTATAAAAAGATAAGATTAGCTAAAGATAAAAAGATCAAAAAATTTCTGATCAGAGAACCTAGAAAAAAATTTTACAAAGCATATGATAAATTAGAACTTCCAAGTGAAGCAATTTTTTCGAAAGTAAAACAAAATTTTCTCACCTTTGACAAAACTCTTTGCTTTGACTTCGATAGGAGTTTATAA
- a CDS encoding ferrous iron transporter B: MPQFDDKENKVLLMGPPNVGKSVIFNHLTGLDSAIANYSGTTVDYKKGRITFEKDEIYLIDVPGTYTLNSSNEAEQVAVDMLNKGASLLVVVLDANNIESSIYLLLQILEKGIPAIAVLNRIDLLEEKGYSFAAEAFAEELEIDIVETVAVKEYGLSKLKKKIREKLQIETQNDLANNINASWENAERLSNKYLNKKNKKEKNKREELGDKLSSPWPGIPMAILILAFIFAIVVGIGMGLRQYILLPFFRTLVFPLIYRLVSAFTTEGIIRNILVGEYGFLIKGLEWPFALVLPYVLSFYTALSLLEDSGYMPRLAVLLDGLFNKIGLTGGNIIPLLLGYGCAIPGIAATRALATRKERITVAALISLAVPCISQTGALISLLAEESILVMFLVFLVSFLAIIGAAIVMDKSIEGENEPLILEIPPLLIPDPKMILKKVWLRLKMYISDGALMMIYAIAAAALLYELGILEQIGRIFQPVIENWLLMPSEASVPLILGVVRRELAVLPLLEMGLNSVQLFVGAVVALFYVPCIAVLAILAREFNFIFATKIFVFTVGFSFLVGGIFARIGLLFI, translated from the coding sequence ATGCCGCAATTTGATGATAAAGAAAATAAAGTATTATTAATGGGGCCTCCAAATGTAGGGAAAAGTGTCATTTTCAATCACCTTACAGGTTTGGATTCTGCAATAGCAAATTATTCTGGTACAACCGTAGATTATAAAAAAGGTAGAATTACTTTTGAAAAAGATGAAATCTACCTGATAGATGTACCTGGTACCTATACTCTTAATTCGAGTAATGAGGCAGAACAGGTTGCAGTTGATATGCTTAATAAAGGAGCTTCATTATTAGTGGTTGTACTTGATGCTAATAATATTGAAAGTAGCATATATTTACTCCTACAAATTCTAGAAAAGGGTATTCCGGCTATAGCAGTCTTGAATAGGATTGATTTATTAGAAGAAAAGGGTTATAGCTTTGCAGCTGAAGCTTTTGCAGAAGAGTTAGAGATAGATATAGTAGAAACTGTAGCTGTTAAAGAATATGGTTTATCAAAATTAAAAAAGAAAATTAGAGAAAAACTTCAAATAGAAACACAAAATGACTTAGCAAATAATATAAATGCTAGTTGGGAAAATGCAGAAAGATTGAGCAATAAATATTTAAATAAAAAAAATAAAAAAGAGAAAAACAAAAGAGAAGAATTAGGAGATAAACTTTCTTCACCCTGGCCTGGTATCCCGATGGCTATTTTGATTTTAGCATTCATTTTTGCCATAGTTGTAGGGATTGGAATGGGTTTAAGACAGTATATATTATTACCTTTTTTTAGGACACTTGTTTTCCCATTAATATATAGATTAGTTAGTGCTTTTACTACAGAAGGTATAATCAGAAATATTTTAGTTGGTGAATATGGCTTTTTAATTAAAGGTTTAGAGTGGCCATTTGCTCTTGTGCTTCCCTATGTTTTATCCTTTTATACCGCTCTTAGTTTGTTAGAAGATAGTGGATATATGCCGCGTTTAGCGGTTTTGCTGGATGGATTATTCAATAAAATTGGATTAACTGGCGGTAATATTATACCTCTGCTTTTAGGTTATGGATGTGCCATACCTGGTATAGCTGCTACTAGAGCTTTAGCAACTCGAAAAGAGAGAATAACTGTTGCTGCATTGATTTCACTGGCTGTACCCTGTATTTCACAAACAGGAGCTTTAATTTCTCTTTTAGCAGAAGAATCTATTTTGGTGATGTTTTTAGTATTTCTTGTTTCTTTTCTTGCTATTATAGGAGCTGCCATCGTTATGGATAAGAGTATTGAGGGAGAAAATGAACCTTTGATTTTGGAAATCCCCCCACTTTTAATACCTGACCCTAAAATGATTTTGAAAAAAGTTTGGTTAAGATTAAAAATGTATATTAGTGATGGAGCTTTAATGATGATTTATGCTATTGCAGCAGCAGCTCTTCTCTATGAACTTGGGATTCTAGAACAAATAGGAAGGATATTTCAACCGGTTATAGAAAACTGGCTGTTGATGCCCTCAGAAGCTTCAGTTCCCCTGATTTTAGGAGTAGTAAGACGGGAGTTAGCTGTTTTACCATTACTTGAGATGGGATTAAATTCTGTTCAGCTTTTTGTAGGTGCAGTAGTAGCACTTTTTTATGTACCGTGTATAGCAGTTTTAGCTATATTAGCCCGTGAATTTAATTTTATCTTTGCTACAAAGATATTTGTTTTTACAGTAGGGTTTTCCTTTCTAGTGGGAGGAATTTTTGCTAGAATTGGTCTATTATTTATCTAA
- a CDS encoding permease, which translates to MIDRFAELLVYNLMGLDQATRLGSSVHFFFYDTIKIIFLLSVMIFAISIIRSYFPPEKTKKLLSNRKKFMGNILASLLGVVTPFCSCSSVPIFIGFVESGIPLGITFSFLITSPIVNQVALVMLFSLFGWQIASIYLISGILVGIIGGLVIGKLGMEDEVEEYVYNIQAGETEIEELSWNKRLSYAKAQVKEIVSGVWKYVVIGIGIGAFIHGYAPADLLSQYAGPNNPLAVIAAVGLGIPLYANVVGTIPIAQALIGKGVAIGTALSFMMATTALSVPAMIILRKVIKPKLLTVFVTVVGVSIIGVGYMFNFLVNII; encoded by the coding sequence TTGATAGATAGATTTGCTGAATTACTTGTTTATAACTTAATGGGACTTGATCAAGCTACAAGGCTTGGTAGCTCAGTTCATTTTTTCTTTTATGATACAATAAAGATAATTTTTCTGCTAAGTGTAATGATTTTTGCCATATCAATTATTCGCAGTTATTTTCCTCCAGAAAAAACTAAAAAATTATTAAGTAACCGTAAAAAATTTATGGGTAATATTTTAGCTTCATTATTAGGAGTTGTAACTCCCTTTTGTTCCTGTTCTTCAGTACCAATCTTTATTGGCTTTGTTGAATCAGGCATACCACTTGGAATTACATTTTCCTTTTTAATAACATCACCAATAGTTAATCAGGTAGCTCTGGTAATGCTGTTTTCACTTTTCGGCTGGCAAATTGCCTCTATTTATTTGATTAGTGGTATTTTAGTCGGCATTATTGGTGGTCTTGTAATTGGGAAGCTGGGTATGGAAGATGAAGTTGAAGAATATGTATATAATATTCAAGCAGGAGAAACCGAAATAGAAGAATTAAGCTGGAATAAAAGATTAAGCTATGCTAAAGCACAGGTTAAAGAAATTGTTAGTGGTGTTTGGAAATATGTTGTCATTGGTATAGGTATTGGCGCTTTTATTCATGGTTATGCACCAGCAGATTTATTAAGTCAGTATGCAGGGCCAAATAATCCACTGGCAGTTATAGCAGCTGTTGGTTTAGGGATACCTCTTTATGCTAATGTAGTCGGTACTATTCCCATAGCTCAAGCATTAATTGGAAAAGGTGTGGCTATTGGTACAGCTCTTAGCTTTATGATGGCTACTACCGCTTTATCTGTACCAGCAATGATTATTCTGCGTAAAGTTATTAAACCAAAACTGCTGACAGTTTTTGTAACTGTTGTTGGTGTTTCAATAATCGGTGTAGGGTATATGTTTAACTTTTTAGTTAATATAATATAA
- a CDS encoding methionine ABC transporter ATP-binding protein produces the protein MIKIKDLTKHYHTEQGSIEAINELNLEINDGEIFGIIGPSGAGKSTLIRMLNLLEDPTAGSIMVNEVNLTDLSSLNLRQARQKIGMIFQHFNLLSSRTVLRNVSFPLEIAGVAKKQRIKKAKELIDLVGLADKADNYPAQLSGGQKQRVGIARALANDPDLLLSDEATSSLDPESTKSILDLLAKIREELNLTIILITHEMGVIKDICDRVAVIEEGRIIEKGSVLDIFARPKTDLTKKFISSVIDYNLPPRIVEYIKEKRPGELIRITFVGEKTHKPYISDLVKHYSVDANILYGNIDEIQGVPFGTLILDLEGDLENVEKSISYLQSEGLNVEVLDNV, from the coding sequence GTGATAAAAATAAAAGATTTAACAAAACATTATCATACAGAACAGGGAAGCATTGAAGCAATTAATGAACTAAATCTAGAAATTAATGATGGTGAGATATTTGGAATAATCGGGCCCAGTGGAGCAGGTAAAAGCACTTTAATTAGAATGCTTAATCTTTTAGAAGACCCTACAGCCGGTTCAATTATGGTTAATGAAGTGAATCTAACCGATTTAAGCTCTTTAAATTTAAGACAGGCCAGACAAAAGATTGGAATGATTTTTCAACATTTTAATTTATTGTCTTCACGAACTGTATTAAGAAATGTTAGTTTTCCTTTAGAAATTGCTGGTGTAGCGAAAAAGCAAAGAATTAAAAAAGCTAAAGAATTAATTGATTTAGTTGGCCTTGCTGATAAAGCAGATAATTATCCAGCTCAGCTATCAGGTGGACAAAAGCAGAGGGTAGGAATTGCAAGAGCTCTGGCCAATGACCCAGACCTTTTATTATCTGATGAGGCAACTTCTTCACTAGATCCAGAAAGCACAAAATCTATTTTAGATTTACTTGCTAAAATAAGAGAAGAATTAAATTTGACAATCATCTTAATTACTCATGAGATGGGAGTTATAAAAGATATTTGTGATCGGGTCGCTGTAATAGAAGAGGGAAGAATTATTGAAAAAGGATCAGTGCTTGACATTTTTGCCAGACCTAAAACAGATTTGACTAAAAAGTTTATAAGTTCTGTAATAGATTATAATTTACCTCCCAGGATAGTTGAATATATTAAAGAAAAAAGGCCTGGAGAATTAATTAGAATTACTTTTGTAGGCGAAAAAACTCATAAGCCATATATTTCTGATCTAGTTAAACATTATTCTGTAGATGCTAATATTTTATATGGTAACATAGATGAAATACAGGGTGTTCCTTTTGGAACCTTAATTTTAGATCTTGAAGGAGATTTAGAAAATGTGGAAAAGAGTATATCTTATCTGCAAAGTGAAGGTTTAAATGTGGAGGTGCTTGACAATGTTTGA
- a CDS encoding methionine ABC transporter permease, giving the protein MFDLISELARYNDLMINGTLETLYMVAMSLFFAIIAGIPLGVFTTITREDHILPNRFVNFILDGTINIGRSIPFIILMVAVIPFTRMIVGTSIGTNAAVVPLSLAAIPFMGRVTDNAILEIQDGVIESAQSMGASPTQIVFKVLLPEALPAIILGLTLTSISLVSYSAMAGAVGGGGLGDIAIRYGYQRFQLLIMLETIVILVLMVQILQHFGNWVANKFDHR; this is encoded by the coding sequence ATGTTTGATTTAATTTCAGAACTGGCAAGATATAATGATTTGATGATAAATGGCACTTTAGAAACTTTATACATGGTAGCTATGTCACTTTTTTTTGCAATAATTGCAGGTATTCCTCTAGGAGTATTTACAACCATCACCAGAGAAGATCATATTTTACCAAATAGATTTGTTAATTTTATACTTGATGGAACCATTAATATTGGTCGTTCAATACCTTTTATAATTTTAATGGTTGCTGTAATTCCGTTTACTAGAATGATTGTAGGTACTTCTATCGGTACTAATGCAGCTGTTGTTCCACTTTCACTTGCTGCTATTCCCTTTATGGGTCGGGTAACTGATAATGCAATTTTAGAAATACAGGATGGAGTTATAGAATCTGCCCAATCGATGGGAGCAAGTCCTACTCAGATTGTTTTTAAAGTATTGTTGCCAGAGGCTCTTCCAGCAATAATATTAGGTTTAACCCTTACTTCGATCAGCCTGGTAAGTTATTCAGCTATGGCTGGAGCAGTTGGAGGGGGTGGTCTCGGCGATATTGCGATTAGATATGGATATCAGCGCTTTCAGCTGCTTATCATGCTGGAGACCATTGTAATCTTAGTTTTAATGGTACAGATTTTACAACATTTTGGTAATTGGGTTGCAAATAAGTTTGATCATAGATAA
- a CDS encoding MetQ/NlpA family ABC transporter substrate-binding protein, producing the protein MMIKKGFLVLVVLAFVAVASVSVMADDHVLKVGATPVPHAEILEFVQDDLAEKGIELEIIEFTDYVTPNLSLDDGSIDANYFQHIPYLEQFNADRGLDLVPVARIHVEPIALYSDKYDSLEDIPEGASIAVPNDPSNEGRALILLHNSGVITLDDPENLNATPIDIIDNPKNLRFNELEAAQLPRILPDVAGAVINTNYALEANLNPLEDALVIEDSDSPYVNVLVVRSEDQNNEKIEILRDVLNSQKVEDFILEEYQGAVVPAFTPVDGDDVSEEAVRSNYIF; encoded by the coding sequence ATGATGATTAAAAAAGGATTTTTAGTTTTAGTTGTGTTGGCGTTTGTCGCAGTTGCAAGTGTTTCAGTAATGGCTGATGATCATGTTTTAAAGGTAGGTGCAACTCCTGTACCTCATGCAGAAATATTAGAATTTGTTCAGGATGATCTAGCAGAAAAAGGAATAGAATTAGAGATTATCGAATTTACTGATTATGTAACACCTAATTTATCTTTAGATGATGGTAGTATTGATGCAAATTATTTTCAGCATATTCCATATCTAGAACAGTTTAATGCTGATAGAGGACTTGATTTAGTACCAGTTGCTAGGATTCATGTTGAACCAATCGCTCTTTATTCTGACAAATATGATAGTTTAGAAGATATTCCCGAGGGAGCATCAATTGCAGTTCCAAATGATCCTTCAAATGAAGGTAGAGCTTTAATATTACTTCATAACAGTGGGGTAATAACCTTAGATGACCCTGAAAATTTAAATGCTACTCCAATCGATATTATTGACAATCCAAAAAATCTCAGATTTAATGAATTAGAAGCTGCTCAACTACCAAGAATATTGCCTGATGTAGCAGGAGCAGTTATCAATACAAACTATGCTCTAGAAGCAAATTTAAATCCACTTGAAGATGCGTTAGTAATAGAAGATAGTGACTCACCATATGTAAATGTTCTTGTAGTAAGAAGTGAAGATCAAAATAATGAAAAAATAGAGATATTAAGAGATGTTCTTAATAGCCAAAAAGTTGAGGACTTTATTTTAGAAGAGTATCAAGGTGCAGTAGTGCCTGCTTTTACACCAGTTGATGGTGACGATGTTAGTGAAGAAGCAGTAAGATCTAATTATATCTTTTAA
- a CDS encoding permease, translating into MIYLIPFQTEQLQRAIIEAIEMLQYYAREHVLFCLIPAFFIAGAIANFISKDSIIKYFGGKTKKWISYSVASVSGAILAVCSCTVLPLFAGIYKRGAGIGPAVAFLFSGPAINVLAIILTARVLGWQLGLARAVGAVFFALIIGLLMAAIFRESDQKRLEDFVQEEGQELPRSGLQNIVYFITMILILIFATWTQPEGATGFWNLVYQFKWPAVAVLSVLLALELYGWFEKDELNNWLDETWTFAEQITPLLFGGVLVAGFLMGAPGSDAGLIPQEWISALVGGNSLLANFTASILGAFMYFATLTEIPILQGLLNSGMGQGPALALLLAGPALSLPNMLVIRSVIGTKKTLVFVSIVVVMATFTGMVYGNIVL; encoded by the coding sequence ATGATTTATTTAATTCCTTTTCAGACAGAGCAGCTGCAGAGAGCAATAATTGAAGCTATAGAAATGCTGCAGTATTATGCTCGTGAACATGTTTTATTCTGTTTAATTCCTGCTTTCTTTATTGCAGGAGCTATAGCAAATTTCATTTCTAAAGATTCAATAATAAAATATTTTGGTGGTAAGACAAAAAAATGGATTTCTTATTCAGTTGCTTCAGTTTCTGGAGCGATCTTAGCAGTCTGTTCCTGTACTGTATTACCTCTATTTGCAGGAATCTATAAAAGAGGGGCAGGGATTGGACCAGCTGTTGCTTTTCTCTTTTCAGGGCCAGCGATTAATGTTTTAGCTATTATTTTAACAGCACGTGTATTAGGCTGGCAGCTTGGTCTGGCCAGAGCAGTTGGTGCAGTATTTTTCGCTTTAATTATAGGTCTTTTAATGGCAGCAATCTTTAGAGAATCTGATCAAAAAAGATTAGAAGATTTCGTCCAGGAAGAAGGTCAGGAACTCCCCCGCTCAGGTTTGCAAAATATAGTTTATTTTATTACAATGATATTAATATTGATCTTTGCAACCTGGACCCAGCCTGAAGGAGCAACAGGTTTCTGGAATTTAGTATATCAATTTAAATGGCCTGCAGTAGCAGTTTTATCAGTATTGTTAGCTTTAGAACTTTACGGTTGGTTTGAAAAGGATGAATTAAATAATTGGTTAGATGAAACATGGACTTTTGCCGAACAAATAACCCCACTATTATTCGGTGGTGTCTTAGTAGCTGGATTTTTAATGGGAGCTCCCGGCAGTGATGCTGGCCTGATACCTCAAGAGTGGATATCAGCCTTAGTAGGAGGTAATTCTCTTTTAGCTAATTTTACAGCTTCAATTTTAGGTGCCTTTATGTATTTTGCTACTTTGACGGAAATTCCAATTTTACAGGGTTTATTAAACTCAGGCATGGGCCAGGGGCCTGCTCTGGCATTATTACTTGCTGGGCCTGCGTTAAGTTTACCCAATATGCTGGTAATTAGAAGTGTAATCGGAACTAAAAAAACATTAGTCTTCGTCAGTATTGTTGTAGTTATGGCAACATTTACTGGTATGGTCTATGGTAATATTGTGCTTTAA
- a CDS encoding lysylphosphatidylglycerol synthase transmembrane domain-containing protein gives MKAKKIKVIKYSFAVLIIIFLSRTIWQGRLEIANIINQISYRLITALILLQISTILLLAFQWKFLFKFTGQKKAKFSDIININLAASFIESITPSAKLGGESAKVYLYNKITGIEVSEFIPYIAVQKLTTFIPFLIFAFILFISNKRFLVQHIDFNLNINIIFYSLFFLFLVFMICFSISNNLKLKINTFKDKSKNIIANTFNLCNFKELLYLIIIAALFWLLYPVKTYLIADYLAYDVSPILIITATFLAYLIALLPISPGGLGSFEAVMALILTQAEISYAEGLTIALILRFATFWFPLFLSTLASINISRYLFFNKKEFLI, from the coding sequence ATGAAGGCTAAAAAAATAAAGGTTATTAAATATAGCTTTGCTGTTTTAATTATAATATTTCTTTCGCGTACTATTTGGCAGGGAAGACTTGAAATTGCAAATATCATTAATCAGATATCATATAGGCTTATCACTGCCTTAATTTTACTGCAAATTTCTACTATTCTTCTATTAGCTTTTCAGTGGAAATTCTTATTTAAATTTACTGGGCAAAAGAAAGCTAAATTTAGTGATATTATAAATATAAATTTAGCTGCTTCTTTTATTGAGAGTATTACTCCTTCTGCTAAACTAGGAGGAGAGTCAGCAAAGGTTTACCTTTATAATAAAATAACAGGAATAGAAGTTAGCGAATTTATTCCTTATATCGCAGTTCAAAAATTAACTACTTTTATACCGTTTTTAATTTTTGCATTTATTCTTTTTATCTCTAATAAAAGGTTTTTAGTTCAGCATATTGATTTTAATTTGAATATTAATATAATATTTTATTCTTTGTTTTTCCTTTTCCTGGTTTTTATGATCTGTTTTTCTATTAGTAATAATTTAAAACTTAAAATTAATACTTTTAAAGATAAATCAAAAAATATTATTGCAAATACTTTTAATCTATGTAATTTTAAAGAGTTATTGTATTTAATAATTATTGCAGCTTTATTTTGGTTGCTTTATCCAGTAAAAACTTATTTAATTGCCGATTATTTAGCCTATGATGTTAGTCCAATTTTGATTATAACTGCTACATTTTTAGCTTATTTAATTGCTTTACTACCTATTTCGCCTGGTGGTTTAGGAAGCTTTGAAGCAGTGATGGCTCTGATTTTAACACAAGCAGAGATTTCTTATGCAGAAGGACTTACAATTGCTTTAATACTCAGATTTGCTACTTTTTGGTTTCCTTTGTTTTTATCTACTTTGGCATCAATTAATATATCCCGGTATCTATTTTTTAACAAAAAAGAATTTTTAATTTAA